A genomic segment from Rubrobacter tropicus encodes:
- the glmS gene encoding glutamine--fructose-6-phosphate transaminase (isomerizing) codes for MCGIVGYVGRERCVEVLMQGLSHLEYRGYDSAGLALQGEGGIEPIREVGRLENLGRAVAARNGHLSRMRAGIGHTRWATHGRPSEQNAHPQMGGRGTVAVVHNGIIENFAELKAELLEKGVRFESETDTEVMAHLLAERVEANPKETLRASLSAVLGRLEGSFAVAAVSVAEPGVIVAARHQSPLVVGLGEGENFLASAVQALLGETRRFLVVENGEVVEITGDSVGIFTRDGGPVERESFEVDWDAEAVELGVYEDFMMKEIHEQPEALRATLAGRLDAEGRVDLSETGLDLRHVNRVVVVACGTALHAGLLGKGLIERLARLPVEVAVASEYRYADPVGDENTLVVAISQSGETTDTLAAVEAARYFGGKVLAVTNTRGSLITREADAVLLTEAGPEICVASTKAFAAQVAALDLLALELARVRGTVSDDELLSLGRDLRRAPEKVAAALALLEGKTEAAVELFEDARCSLFLGRGPAFPVALEGALKLKEISYIPSEGYAAGEMKHGPIALVDEQCPVVAILGEGVLREKTLSNVEETAARGANVVAIAREDDAAADRVGRVVLCVPDAPEILRPLVWSVPLQLLAHDIATDRGLDVDKPRNLAKSVTVE; via the coding sequence GTGTGCGGCATAGTGGGTTACGTTGGCAGGGAGCGGTGCGTGGAGGTGCTCATGCAAGGTCTCTCGCATCTCGAGTATCGGGGTTACGACTCGGCCGGGCTCGCGCTTCAGGGCGAGGGTGGGATAGAGCCGATCCGGGAGGTCGGCAGGCTGGAGAACCTGGGCAGGGCCGTCGCAGCCCGGAATGGGCACCTCTCCAGGATGCGGGCCGGCATCGGGCACACCCGCTGGGCCACGCACGGCCGCCCGAGCGAGCAGAACGCCCACCCCCAGATGGGGGGGCGCGGCACCGTCGCCGTGGTCCACAACGGCATCATCGAGAACTTCGCCGAGCTGAAGGCCGAGCTTCTGGAGAAAGGCGTGCGCTTCGAGTCCGAGACGGACACCGAGGTGATGGCGCACCTGCTCGCGGAGAGGGTCGAGGCGAACCCTAAGGAGACGCTTCGCGCGTCGCTCTCGGCGGTGCTGGGCCGGTTGGAGGGTTCTTTCGCGGTCGCGGCCGTAAGCGTCGCGGAGCCGGGGGTCATCGTGGCGGCCAGGCACCAGAGCCCGCTCGTCGTCGGGCTCGGGGAGGGCGAGAACTTTTTGGCGAGCGCCGTGCAGGCGCTTCTTGGCGAGACGCGGCGGTTCCTCGTGGTCGAGAACGGGGAGGTCGTCGAGATCACGGGCGATTCGGTCGGGATCTTTACGCGGGACGGCGGGCCGGTGGAGCGCGAATCCTTCGAGGTCGACTGGGACGCGGAGGCCGTCGAGCTCGGCGTCTACGAGGACTTCATGATGAAGGAGATCCACGAGCAGCCCGAAGCCCTGCGCGCCACGCTTGCGGGCCGCCTGGACGCAGAGGGCCGCGTGGACCTCTCCGAGACGGGCCTGGATCTCCGGCACGTAAACCGGGTGGTCGTCGTCGCCTGCGGCACGGCGCTTCACGCGGGCCTGCTCGGAAAGGGCCTCATCGAGCGCCTGGCCCGGCTGCCCGTCGAGGTCGCCGTCGCCAGCGAGTACCGCTACGCCGACCCGGTCGGGGACGAGAACACCCTCGTCGTGGCCATAAGCCAGAGCGGGGAGACGACCGACACCCTGGCGGCGGTCGAGGCGGCGCGTTACTTCGGCGGGAAGGTGCTGGCCGTCACCAACACGCGGGGCTCGCTCATCACGCGCGAGGCAGACGCCGTGCTGCTGACGGAGGCGGGGCCGGAGATCTGCGTCGCCTCGACCAAGGCCTTCGCCGCCCAGGTCGCCGCGCTTGATCTGCTCGCCCTGGAGTTGGCCCGCGTCAGGGGGACCGTCTCGGACGACGAGTTGCTCTCCTTGGGCAGGGACCTCAGGCGGGCGCCGGAGAAGGTGGCGGCCGCCCTCGCGTTGCTCGAAGGAAAGACGGAGGCGGCCGTCGAGCTCTTCGAGGACGCGCGGTGCTCGCTGTTCCTCGGGCGCGGGCCCGCGTTCCCGGTCGCGCTCGAAGGCGCCTTGAAGCTGAAGGAGATCTCCTACATCCCCTCCGAAGGCTACGCAGCGGGCGAGATGAAGCACGGCCCCATAGCCCTCGTCGACGAGCAATGCCCGGTCGTCGCGATCCTGGGCGAGGGCGTGCTGCGCGAGAAGACCCTCTCCAACGTCGAGGAGACCGCCGCCCGCGGCGCGAACGTCGTCGCCATCGCCCGCGAAGACGACGCGGCCGCGGACCGGGTGGGCCGGGTGGTGCTCTGTGTCCCCGACGCGCCGGAGATACTGCGGCCCCTCGTCTGGTCCGTGCCGCTGCAACTGCTCGCCCACGACATCGCGACCGACCGCGGCCTCGACGTGGACAAGCCGCGCAACCTGGCCAAGAGCGTCACCGTGGAGTAG
- a CDS encoding NAD(P)H-hydrate dehydratase, with product MKLYTAEEMSRADGRAQDLGIPGGVLMERAGAAMAQVALERFSPNRALIVCGGGNNGGDGFVIARELHRAGVEVAVLATKDEYGGDPAINLEALRNLEVRLVRVEEVEAELDRADLVVDALLGTGFSGEVREKEAGIIEKINGAGVSVLAVDVPSGVDGGTGEVAGAAVFADVTVCAHAAKVGCVISPGAEHAGETLVVEIGIPPEADSEPSLLWTDGASLRGSIPRTSAPAHKYSAGALMVVAGSRAMTGAAVMSVRGAERAGCGITFLATSAGAAPAVDIALTETIVYGVEEGEFGGMSPGAADEILGRSERATALVIGPGIGTGEEGRRLVEAILAGTDLPVLLDADAVTSLAGTDALARREGPTVITPHAGELGRLLGSGAKEVSARRLHSSRQAAHDYGCCVLLKGSDTIVVEGGKTSVNSTGSVALATAGTGDVLSGVIGALLSRGMQPYEAARAGAWIHGRAAELWLRETGWPAESMVATDLFDHVPRAMGELL from the coding sequence GTGAAGCTCTACACCGCCGAGGAGATGTCCCGCGCGGACGGCAGGGCCCAGGACCTCGGCATCCCCGGCGGCGTCCTGATGGAACGCGCGGGCGCCGCCATGGCACAAGTCGCCCTCGAACGCTTCTCCCCGAACCGCGCCCTGATCGTCTGCGGCGGCGGCAACAACGGCGGCGACGGCTTCGTAATCGCCCGCGAGCTGCACCGCGCGGGCGTCGAAGTGGCCGTGCTGGCGACCAAAGACGAATACGGGGGAGATCCCGCGATCAACCTGGAAGCCCTGCGGAACCTTGAAGTCCGTCTCGTCCGGGTGGAAGAGGTCGAGGCGGAGCTGGACCGGGCCGACCTCGTGGTGGACGCCCTGCTCGGGACGGGGTTCTCGGGGGAGGTGCGCGAGAAGGAGGCCGGCATCATCGAGAAGATAAACGGTGCCGGGGTCTCCGTGCTGGCCGTGGACGTGCCTTCCGGGGTGGACGGGGGGACGGGGGAGGTCGCCGGGGCCGCTGTCTTCGCCGACGTCACCGTCTGCGCGCACGCGGCGAAGGTCGGGTGTGTGATCTCCCCCGGCGCCGAGCACGCGGGCGAGACGCTTGTCGTCGAGATCGGCATCCCGCCCGAAGCCGACTCTGAACCTTCTCTGCTGTGGACGGACGGGGCCTCGCTGCGGGGCAGCATCCCACGCACCTCAGCGCCCGCCCACAAGTACTCGGCGGGCGCGTTGATGGTCGTCGCGGGCTCAAGGGCGATGACCGGGGCCGCCGTGATGAGCGTGCGCGGGGCCGAGAGGGCCGGTTGCGGCATAACGTTCCTCGCGACCTCCGCCGGCGCGGCCCCGGCCGTGGACATCGCGCTTACCGAGACCATCGTCTACGGCGTCGAAGAGGGTGAGTTCGGCGGCATGAGCCCCGGGGCGGCGGACGAGATCCTGGGCCGCTCCGAGAGGGCCACGGCGCTCGTGATCGGGCCCGGCATCGGAACCGGAGAGGAAGGACGGCGCCTCGTCGAGGCGATCCTCGCCGGGACGGATCTCCCCGTACTCCTCGACGCGGACGCCGTCACGAGCCTCGCCGGCACGGACGCGCTCGCCCGGCGGGAGGGCCCGACCGTCATAACGCCCCACGCCGGGGAACTCGGACGCCTTCTCGGCTCGGGCGCGAAGGAGGTATCGGCCCGCAGGCTCCACTCGTCGAGGCAGGCCGCCCACGACTACGGCTGCTGCGTCCTGCTCAAGGGCTCTGACACCATCGTCGTAGAGGGCGGGAAGACCTCGGTCAACTCCACGGGGAGCGTCGCGCTCGCGACGGCGGGGACGGGGGACGTCCTCTCCGGCGTGATCGGCGCGCTGCTTTCGCGCGGGATGCAACCCTACGAAGCGGCCCGCGCCGGCGCCTGGATCCACGGGCGGGCCGCGGAGCTCTGGCTGCGAGAGACCGGCTGGCCCGCGGAGAGCATGGTGGCCACGGACCTCTTCGACCACGTGCCGCGGGCTATGGGCGAGCTTCTTTGA
- a CDS encoding TIGR00282 family metallophosphoesterase: MTFRLLFVGDVVGPSGCAAALDLIPRLREDLALDAVVANAENSASTGRGISAESGAALLEVANFLTLGNHAFDAKGHEAFLENEERVIRPANFDGHYPGRGWDAFEAGGVRVGVVNVLGKVFIDRTKMSAFEAADRALEDLEDRAEVILVDSHAEATGEKQALGYHLAGRAQAVLGTHTHVATADAQVLPGGTAYASDVGMTGCSESVIGFDRIDFLGLFVPNGRERGRGIHVETRGPVVLNAALVEFDPGARRAVCIEPVRREWGPAV; encoded by the coding sequence TTGACCTTCCGGCTGCTCTTCGTCGGGGACGTGGTCGGGCCGTCCGGGTGCGCGGCGGCCCTTGACCTCATCCCCAGGCTGCGCGAGGATCTCGCGCTCGACGCCGTCGTCGCCAACGCCGAGAACTCGGCCTCGACCGGGCGTGGAATCTCCGCCGAGAGCGGCGCCGCCCTGCTCGAAGTCGCGAATTTTCTGACTCTTGGCAACCACGCCTTCGACGCGAAGGGGCACGAAGCGTTCCTGGAGAACGAAGAGAGGGTGATACGGCCGGCCAACTTCGACGGCCATTACCCCGGGCGCGGCTGGGACGCGTTCGAGGCCGGAGGAGTAAGGGTCGGCGTCGTCAACGTGCTCGGGAAGGTCTTTATAGACAGGACGAAGATGTCCGCCTTCGAGGCGGCGGACAGGGCTTTGGAGGACCTGGAGGACCGGGCCGAAGTGATCCTCGTAGATTCGCACGCGGAGGCGACCGGGGAGAAGCAGGCGCTCGGGTATCACCTGGCGGGCAGGGCGCAGGCGGTCCTCGGGACGCACACCCACGTCGCGACGGCCGATGCGCAGGTCCTGCCAGGCGGCACCGCCTACGCCTCAGACGTGGGCATGACCGGCTGCTCGGAGAGCGTCATCGGGTTCGACAGGATCGACTTTCTGGGCCTGTTCGTGCCGAACGGCCGGGAGAGAGGACGGGGCATCCACGTCGAGACCCGCGGGCCCGTGGTCCTCAACGCCGCGCTCGTCGAGTTCGACCCTGGGGCGCGTAGAGCTGTCTGCATCGAGCCCGTGCGGCGGGAGTGGGGTCCGGCCGTCTAG
- a CDS encoding diacylglycerol/lipid kinase family protein, which yields MKSNPDTVIIGNPNSGRAGDQDFLERHADVLRAEGLTVEVLNTERPDHATELAAAAGDRLVVAAGGDGTVNEVVNGLSPQATLGILPLGTANVLARELGLPLDVEGACRRILDGGETRVDLGVATDADGAERRFACMAGIGFDAKVVGEVSPRQKRYLRGLAFQVAAFRVLFMNRFPPVEITAGDRSHVARFAIIANGHYYGGDYKVTGPGLLTSGRLETVLVERVGSLLRPDVFWGIIFRRPLNNKMESFTAGEVSARSAGAHVPVQIDGELWGELPMSFRVDPAALRVVC from the coding sequence ATGAAAAGCAACCCCGACACCGTGATCATCGGCAACCCGAACTCCGGGCGCGCGGGCGACCAGGATTTCCTGGAGCGCCACGCGGACGTTTTGCGCGCCGAGGGCCTCACCGTGGAGGTGCTGAACACAGAACGCCCGGACCACGCCACGGAGCTCGCGGCGGCCGCCGGCGACCGCCTGGTGGTGGCCGCGGGCGGCGACGGCACGGTCAACGAGGTGGTGAACGGCCTCTCGCCGCAGGCCACCCTGGGCATCCTGCCGCTGGGCACGGCGAACGTGCTGGCCAGGGAGTTGGGGCTGCCGCTCGACGTCGAGGGGGCCTGCCGGCGCATTTTGGACGGCGGGGAGACGCGGGTAGATCTGGGCGTGGCCACCGACGCGGACGGGGCGGAGCGGCGCTTCGCCTGCATGGCCGGCATCGGCTTCGACGCGAAGGTCGTCGGCGAGGTCTCCCCGCGCCAGAAGCGCTACCTGCGGGGCCTTGCCTTCCAGGTGGCGGCCTTCAGGGTGCTCTTCATGAACAGGTTCCCGCCCGTGGAGATCACGGCCGGGGACCGATCCCACGTGGCGCGGTTCGCCATAATCGCAAACGGCCACTACTACGGCGGCGACTACAAGGTGACGGGCCCGGGCCTCCTCACCAGCGGCAGGCTCGAGACCGTGCTCGTCGAACGCGTGGGCTCCCTCCTCCGGCCCGACGTCTTCTGGGGCATCATCTTCCGCCGACCCCTCAACAACAAGATGGAGTCCTTCACCGCCGGGGAAGTCAGCGCGAGATCGGCCGGCGCCCACGTGCCGGTCCAGATCGACGGCGAGCTCTGGGGGGAACTGCCGATGTCCTTCCGCGTCGATCCGGCCGCGCTTAGAGTGGTTTGCTGA
- the acpS gene encoding holo-ACP synthase, with product MDGFVVPGVGVDVVDVERMRFALERTPRIRQRLFTPAEIEYCEKFRFFDRHYAGRWAAKEAVTKALGCGLIQWNGVEVVRKPRQAPTVRITGRKIQRFADMVGIREEDLHLSITHSELSAVAVCVVRKEQ from the coding sequence ATGGATGGATTCGTGGTGCCAGGAGTAGGGGTCGACGTTGTGGACGTCGAGCGGATGCGGTTCGCCCTCGAACGCACGCCCCGGATACGCCAGAGGCTTTTCACGCCCGCCGAGATCGAGTACTGCGAGAAGTTTCGCTTCTTCGACCGCCACTACGCTGGGCGCTGGGCCGCCAAGGAGGCCGTAACCAAAGCTTTGGGCTGCGGCCTGATCCAGTGGAACGGCGTCGAGGTGGTCCGCAAGCCCCGCCAGGCCCCGACCGTCCGCATAACAGGGCGCAAGATCCAACGCTTCGCCGACATGGTCGGTATCCGCGAAGAGGACCTCCACCTCTCCATAACCCACTCCGAGCTCTCCGCCGTCGCCGTCTGCGTCGTGCGCAAGGAGCAGTGA
- a CDS encoding CBS domain-containing protein: protein MDQQDIRQLKVSDIAHEEWPTLGPEETVEGAIKVFAESGISGVPVVEGDRLVGIVTEGDLIFRDADIKSPGFLDILGGMIPLGNWDEYRREAMKSAGVTVDQVMTRNVKTISPNATLAEAATIMAENRVKILPVAEEDGVLRGVVTRMDILTLHVLNPRR from the coding sequence ATGGATCAGCAGGACATACGCCAGCTAAAGGTATCGGACATCGCGCACGAGGAGTGGCCCACGCTCGGGCCGGAGGAGACGGTGGAGGGGGCCATCAAGGTCTTCGCCGAGTCGGGCATCTCGGGCGTGCCGGTCGTCGAGGGGGACAGGCTCGTCGGCATCGTCACCGAGGGGGATCTCATCTTCCGTGACGCCGACATCAAGTCCCCCGGTTTCCTGGACATCCTGGGCGGCATGATCCCGCTCGGCAACTGGGACGAGTACCGGCGCGAGGCCATGAAGAGCGCCGGCGTGACGGTCGACCAGGTCATGACCAGGAACGTCAAGACGATCTCCCCGAACGCCACCCTCGCCGAGGCGGCGACCATCATGGCCGAGAACAGGGTCAAGATCCTGCCCGTCGCCGAGGAGGACGGCGTCCTCCGCGGCGTCGTCACCCGCATGGACATCCTCACCCTCCACGTCCTGAACCCCCGCCGCTAG
- a CDS encoding SDR family NAD(P)-dependent oxidoreductase: MELTGKVALVTGSSRGIGREISRGLAAKGTRVAVHYRADREAARETLDSLDGGPHAAFGADLADAGAARGLVEGVEREMGGIDVLVNNAGIFEAHPIPEVDYEGWQDAWARTIATNLIGPANLSYLAARTMMRRGGGRVVNVSSRGAFRGEPETPAYGASKAGLNAMSQSMAQALAPHGVFFYVVAPGFVETDMANALLRGPAGEGIRSQSPLGRVATPGEVAKTVVFLASEAPDFMTGAIVDVNGASYLRS; this comes from the coding sequence GTGGAGCTCACCGGTAAGGTGGCGTTGGTGACAGGGTCTTCGCGTGGGATCGGGCGCGAGATCTCGCGCGGGCTCGCGGCGAAGGGCACGCGGGTCGCCGTCCACTACCGCGCCGACCGCGAGGCCGCGCGGGAGACGCTCGATTCCCTGGACGGGGGCCCTCACGCGGCCTTCGGGGCCGACCTGGCAGACGCGGGGGCGGCGCGGGGCCTCGTCGAGGGCGTCGAGCGCGAGATGGGCGGGATCGACGTGCTCGTCAACAACGCGGGCATCTTCGAGGCCCACCCCATCCCGGAGGTGGACTACGAAGGTTGGCAGGACGCCTGGGCCCGGACCATCGCAACTAACCTCATCGGCCCGGCGAACCTGTCCTACCTTGCGGCTCGGACCATGATGAGACGCGGCGGCGGGCGCGTGGTGAACGTCTCGTCGCGCGGGGCGTTTCGCGGGGAGCCCGAGACCCCGGCCTACGGGGCTAGCAAGGCCGGCCTGAACGCCATGAGCCAGTCCATGGCTCAGGCGCTGGCGCCCCATGGCGTCTTCTTCTACGTCGTCGCCCCCGGTTTCGTCGAGACCGACATGGCTAACGCCCTGCTGCGCGGCCCCGCGGGCGAGGGGATCCGGTCCCAAAGCCCTTTAGGGCGCGTCGCCACCCCCGGGGAGGTCGCGAAGACGGTCGTGTTTCTGGCCTCCGAAGCCCCGGATTTCATGACCGGCGCCATCGTGGACGTCAACGGGGCATCCTACCTGAGGTCTTGA